GAAATCTGCTCCGGCCTTGACTTTCTCAACTAGAAATGGGATATCCTTATCGGGATTCTGGTCACTGCTATCAACACCATCGACATGGCCTTCAGGATATGCTGCTACTCCAATACAGAAATAGTCTCCATACTTGGCACGAATATACTTGACAAGATCGATGGCATACTTGAACTCCacctcgtcatcctcaCCGCCTTCCTTTTCATGGTCAATTGACGAGTACTCCTTGCCTCGAGGAGGATCTCCTCGCAACGCTAAAATATTGCGAATGCCCATTTCCTTAGCACGCTCTAAAGCTCCATCCAGAATCGTTCGATCCATATTCGTACATGTCAAATGAATACAAGTGGGAATACCCAGTTCCTGTTGACACAGCCCTGCCAGCTCCAAACTCTTCTGTGCTGACGAACCACCGGCTCCCCATGTCACTGTCACAAACAGATTGCCTAACTTCGACATCCGCTGTAAACGGAGCGACAGGTTCTGCATTCCCTGGGGTTGTTAGTCGGGGAtcgggtgtgcctccggcggctggggctctgccccagaccccgtggctcctcgagcgaagcgagaggagaTTTCTTGGGGATCCGACAACTCGTTTTGAGGGAATCAACCGGAATTGGACCGATAATGGGATCGGACATGATTCATGCTCACTGAGGAAAGAACCAAGGAAGAACTACACTTACGCTCTTGGTTTTGGGTGGAAAGAATTCATACGAGAAGTAGCACTCGCCTGGCTTGATGCCCGCGatcaattgcttgataGTGGCCATTTATGATCGAATATTCTTCCAGATCAATGTGTTTATGATGTGGTTCTGATGCTCGTGGATCTGGTGAAGCTCCTCTGTGACTGAGATATCGGTGGTCGGTCGCCAAGATGCACATCTAACCGCCAGCGCGGCAAATCGAAATGTATGATATATCTCAGGGCTATCAATTCTGTCAGATCATGTGATCATATCATTATCGTTAGATAGCGGTTGGGACCCCTTTATCTTGATCATATCATCTACATCAGTTTGATCTGCATCGCCACATCGATCTGATTTTAGTTATTTCTGGCTTCTCCTTTGGTTTATTCGCTTTTTTGGGTTCCAGAAGTTGCTACTGAATTTGGCAAAATCTGATTTGATCTGAATTtcatttgatttatttgatttgatttgattcaatctgttttgatttgatctCACTTGACTTGGCTTGACAGACCTGATAAGATTTGATCTGACAGAcctgttttttttgactatttGATACACTATATTTGCTAATTGATTTGCAATTGCCATTgttattgctattgctcTGCTATCACTATATTTCACTGCTAATTGCTAACTAAGAGTTTGATTGCACAATGGCTCCTTCTTCGTTGAATGTTATTGTTCTTGGCGCCACCGGCCTGGTTGGAAAGCTTTTTGTGAAGGAAAGTGCCGAATCCAAAGCCAGTTTCATTTCGTCTGTGAAAACCATTGGTAGACGTTCCACTGGTGTCGAGTCTGCTAAGGTGTCGGATATTCTCGACCCCGATACCTCGAAATGGCCTGACAAGATCGCTGAGCTGGAATCTACCCCTGACGTGATGTTTTCGGGTCTGGGTACCACTAAAGCTATTGCTGGCAGTTTTGAAAACCAGTACAAAATCGACCATGATCTCAatgtcgctgctgccaaagCTGCCAAAGAAAAGGGCGTCAAAACCTATGTCCTCATTTCCTCTGCCGGCTCGTCTGCTGGATCAATGATCCCTtatttgaagatgaaagGCGAAATTGAACGAGACATTATTGCCCTTGAATTCCCACGAACCATTATCTTACGTCCCGGTGTGCTAATTGGCGAACGAGAAGTGTCTCACGGCATTGGCGAGGTGGTCATGCAGAAGTTCACAAGTCTCGTCTACGGCACCGTTTTCACCAAGATCTCGCCCATGAGCGCAGCCAAAGGCGTGGATGTCGCCAGATCCGCCCTGGAGCTCCTCAAAACTGACCCGCCCACCGACTCCAGCAAACCTGCTGTCGAAATCTACGAGAACAGCAAAATTCTCGACCTCGCCAAATCGTACTCTCACTAATCAAGacattctttttctttcctgacacatgcctccggcggctggggctccgccccagaccctggttgctcctgcttcgcaggagatacgGGACCCTCgacgcacgactcgagcgaagcgagagagccgtggggtctggggcgaagccccagccgccggaggcacgccccCCTCCAGCCAGCCGGTTCAATTGTCGAAGAGACGAGGGTCTAGAACTGGAGGAGACGGTGCATGACAGGTGCCGTTGGGTATTCGGGGACCGGGAAATGTCAATGCCGGGTCTGGTTCCCCAGAAAACGGTGCAGTGAGTGTTATCTCGCTTGTTGTTCTTGTGGACTGATCTCCTCAGTGAGATATTATCCTTTTTATCCAGTGTTGATAGcccttgatattttttcttggatCGCCGGTGCGGTAGCTACCCCGCTTCGTGCATGTCAATATGCAGCTAATCACAGTTGCCAGGAACGCCAGCACCTGCACGAGCTGCTGTTTCACCTGCTGGATTTAAAGCAACTGCCAGTTCTACGGCAGCCAGTCAGGCACATTCCGCTCTGTTTGCTGCTAACGCACTCGCTAATCGGCCCCTTCCACATCCACACCCACACCACACTGGCACTTGCGGTAACTTGTCACAAGACAAGCTATTATCGTGCATTTCACCACGATAATGTAAAATATACATCCAgtttttctattttttaaaaacAATTATGGTTGCAGTTGCTGTAGAGTGTGAGACTGCCATGAGAAACAAAGCCCGTGCTCCCGCCTTGTGAGAAACGGGCGAGAGCGATCTTTAAGACAGAAGGAGACTTAGCTTTCTTGGCATCTCCACGTCaaaattgctgctgatgccatACCCCACACATTGCTTTTGCCGggtaaaataaaatcaggGGTGGTCCTGCATGCACGGTAGAATCGTCTGTCTAACCCGTTCTATCATACAGGGCCGTGAACCGATCCTGgggttttgcctccggcggctggggctacgccccagaccccatttgctcctctcgctacgctcgagtcgtttcgtcgacggtcccagcaatctcctgcgaagcaggagctaaggggtctggggcacagccccagccgccggaggcactctGGTACCCCCAAAACCAGTTTAACAGCTCCTGATCTTCTGACATGTGCCATGTGAGAGAGTGGGTGTGACAGATCCCCGCTGTTGAGATTTCCCCACAGTTTAACGGGTGAATCCCGCAAGTTATGCAAGGTAAAAGTGTCTAGCAGTGGACAATCGCAGTTCTTGCCCGTTTTTCTGCGTTGATCTGGGCCGATTGAGACTGTTCTTTTGATCTTTGTCGGGTAAAATGTTCTTCTGGATCAGCTGTGATGGTCATGGATTTTcaaagtataaatattggttgatttcttcttgtttttctcTCGTTCATCTTCTCATTTAACTTTGGTTagccaagaaaacaaacaatGAAATTCGAAATCCTTACTGCTCTCTATTGCTTGGCCGGTCTGGCTACTGCCAATCCTATTCCTCGTCAACCTACCCTTAACGAGGCTGCTGTGGCCGCTGGTAAAATGTACTTCGGTACTGCTACCAACCAGGATCCTGAGTGGAGTAATAAGGAATATGTCAATATTATGCTCGAGCAGTTTGGTTCTCTTACTCCTGCTAATGTCCAGAAGTGGCAATTCACTGAACCTGAGCAAGGTGTGTTCAATTACACTCAGGGCGATCAATTTGCTGATTTTTCCTTGGAGCACAAGAAAGTTTTGTTGTGTGATACCCTCGTTTGGCATCAGGAGTATCCTGCTTGGTTGGACGAGAAGGAATGGactaaagaagaacttcttcAGGTCATTGATCAACACGTCTTTAGTGAGGTCTCTCACTACAAGGGCAAGTGTTTCTCTTGGAACGTCGTTAATGAAGCATTGAATGACGACGGTACTTGGCGTGAAACCTTGTACTACAATGTTACTGGTACTGATTTCATTGAAActgcttttgctgctgcccgTAGAGCCGATCCTCACGCTCAATTGTACTACAATGATTACAATATTGAGTCTCCTGGTGCCAAggctactgctgctgctaacaatattattaagCCTCTCAGAAAGAAGGGACTTATTGACGCTATTGGTCTTGAATCTCATTTCATTGTCGGTGAGACCCCTGATGAGGcccagcaacagcaacaaatGCAAGCCTATATTGACTTAGGTGTTGATGTGGTCGTCTCTGAACTTGACGTCAGATTTTCTTCGCTTCCCcccactgctgctggacAAGCTCAACAAGTCACTGACTACCTTTCGTCCATCAATGCCTGTATCGCTGTAGGCAAGAAATGTATGGGCATTTCCGTTTGGGACTTTGCTGACGAGTACTCTTGGATTCCATCCACTTTTGCTGGTCAAGGCGATGCTGACTTGTACGATCAAAACCTCAATCCCAAGGTTCCTCTTATCAATGGAATTATTtctgctcttgaaaaggCTTCCAAAAGATGGTAAACTTGGACGAACATGTAGTATATGTAAGAAATGAACTGTGTTTTAAACTAGATCAAGTTCTGGCTAACTGCTGCCTATGCATTTGAAGAATTATAGTAATACAACAGAGCAAGTAGCTTAGTAGCTTATTAGTTTGAACCTTCAACCTAAAAGCATGTTGTAAACGGCAGAAAGGATGTTTCTCAGTCATAAAAGTTGGCTTTATACAATTATCAATTGTAATGTCCCTACCGTATACCATACCTAGCGTAATTATTAAAGAGCTTATAGAAATATTGGTCTGGGTATAAATGGTTTTCGGTGGCCAGGAGGGATACCCCAGATGCAATTTACTGGCAGATCAGGTATTCAAACA
The Sugiyamaella lignohabitans strain CBS 10342 chromosome A, complete sequence genome window above contains:
- the FMP52 gene encoding Fmp52p (hypothetical protein; localized to the mitochondrial outer membrane; induced by treatment with 8-methoxypsoralen and UVA irradiation; GO_component: GO:0005783 - endoplasmic reticulum [Evidence IDA] [PMID 14562095]; GO_component: GO:0016020 - membrane [Evidence IEA]; GO_component: GO:0005741 - mitochondrial outer membrane [Evidence IEA,IEA]; GO_component: GO:0005741 - mitochondrial outer membrane [Evidence IDA] [PMID 16407407]; GO_component: GO:0005739 - mitochondrion [Evidence IEA]; GO_component: GO:0005739 - mitochondrion [Evidence IDA] [PMID 14576278]; GO_component: GO:0005739 - mitochondrion [Evidence IDA] [PMID 16823961]; GO_function: GO:0003674 - molecular_function [Evidence ND]; GO_process: GO:0008150 - biological_process [Evidence ND]); amino-acid sequence: MAPSSLNVIVLGATGLVGKLFVKESAESKASFISSVKTIGRRSTGVESAKVSDILDPDTSKWPDKIAELESTPDVMFSGLGTTKAIAGSFENQYKIDHDLNVAAAKAAKEKGVKTYVLISSAGSSAGSMIPYLKMKGEIERDIIALEFPRTIILRPGVLIGEREVSHGIGEVVMQKFTSLVYGTVFTKISPMSAAKGVDVARSALELLKTDPPTDSSKPAVEIYENSKILDLAKSYSH